A DNA window from Bacteroidota bacterium contains the following coding sequences:
- a CDS encoding nucleotidyltransferase domain-containing protein, giving the protein VIVLFGSQSRQTAHKNADYDVGIFRESGYDWRSFTVWKTHVEDLAWPYRIDLVDLTRAPREFLDGIKNDMIILSGNLDGYTLSTTET; this is encoded by the coding sequence AGTTATTGTGCTGTTTGGAAGTCAGTCGCGACAAACAGCGCACAAAAATGCCGACTACGATGTGGGCATTTTCAGAGAATCCGGATATGATTGGCGGTCATTCACGGTCTGGAAGACACATGTGGAGGACCTTGCATGGCCGTACAGGATAGATTTGGTTGATCTGACCCGCGCCCCGCGGGAGTTTCTTGACGGCATCAAGAACGATATGATTATTCTCAGCGGAAATCTGGATGGTTACACTCTCTCCACAACAGAGACTTGA
- a CDS encoding nucleotidyltransferase substrate binding protein, with translation MVTLSPQQRLEAAKQKAASSLLQLETTIRWLHANPEADDRWGRLDAVAKRFEVSFEYVWKALKAALEFQGTETFGPRDSITLAGTYQWIDDLELWAEFLQSRNAGVHDYFALSEEEYAKIAERFLSEARSVLLRLP, from the coding sequence ATGGTTACACTCTCTCCACAACAGAGACTTGAAGCGGCGAAACAGAAGGCCGCGTCGTCCCTTTTGCAGCTCGAAACCACCATCAGGTGGCTTCATGCAAATCCTGAAGCCGATGATCGTTGGGGAAGGCTTGATGCTGTTGCAAAACGCTTTGAGGTTTCATTCGAGTACGTGTGGAAAGCTCTAAAAGCCGCGCTTGAATTTCAAGGAACCGAAACATTTGGCCCGCGAGATTCCATTACGCTGGCGGGCACATATCAATGGATCGATGATCTCGAACTGTGGGCCGAGTTTCTTCAGTCACGTAATGCCGGGGTTCACGACTATTTTGCGCTTTCTGAAGAAGAGTATGCAAAGATCGCAGAACGATTCTTGTCTGAGGCACGATCGGTTCTTCTCAGGCTCCCGTGA
- a CDS encoding amidohydrolase family protein gives MKALLRCIALLHIIIAVSALAQEKPHAFRGATIYPVEGDPIENGVLVVRNGTIVGVGPAQSVTVPSEAVVVDVTGKVIMPGLVDTHSHIGRGSGGDRSSALHPDVRILDAIDVRDDSFKKALAGGITTVNVMPGSGHLMSGQTAYLKIREANVIEDMLFCKDPLNDICGGMKMANGTNSIGEKPFPGTRAKSAAMVRQLFLKAQDYRSKIQSAKGDTTKLPKRDLEMEAMLQVLDGKRIVQHHTHSAYDIITVLRIAKEFGHRVVLHHVSEAWKVAKEIAEAGAMCSVIMIDAPGGKLEAAELSYKTGAILEKAGVVVAFHTDDGITDSRHFLRSAAFGVRAGMSRMKALESVTIAGAMMMDLDKRVGSLKAGKDADFIILSGDPLSVYTHVEQTWVEGVKKYDRSNPDDRKFSVGGYRVFRSGNAYDTCEGEER, from the coding sequence ATGAAAGCCCTTCTTCGATGTATTGCGCTGCTGCATATTATTATCGCCGTATCAGCGCTTGCGCAAGAAAAACCCCACGCCTTCCGCGGCGCAACCATTTATCCCGTTGAGGGAGATCCGATTGAGAACGGCGTGCTTGTCGTTCGCAACGGCACGATAGTGGGTGTCGGCCCGGCGCAAAGCGTCACCGTTCCGTCCGAGGCCGTCGTCGTTGACGTGACGGGCAAGGTGATCATGCCGGGACTTGTCGATACGCATTCGCATATCGGCAGAGGGTCGGGCGGCGACAGATCGTCGGCGCTTCATCCCGACGTTCGTATTCTTGATGCGATTGATGTGAGGGATGATTCGTTCAAGAAAGCGCTGGCAGGCGGTATTACAACCGTGAACGTCATGCCAGGCTCCGGCCATTTGATGAGCGGGCAGACTGCTTACCTGAAAATCCGCGAAGCGAATGTCATTGAAGACATGCTCTTCTGTAAAGATCCGCTGAACGACATTTGCGGCGGAATGAAGATGGCGAACGGAACGAACTCGATCGGCGAAAAACCGTTTCCCGGCACAAGGGCAAAGTCGGCGGCAATGGTCCGCCAGCTTTTCCTGAAGGCACAGGATTATCGTTCGAAGATTCAGTCGGCGAAAGGCGACACAACAAAACTCCCCAAGCGCGATCTTGAAATGGAGGCGATGCTTCAAGTGTTGGACGGGAAGCGCATCGTTCAACATCATACCCACAGCGCGTACGATATCATCACCGTTTTGAGAATTGCCAAAGAGTTCGGGCATCGTGTTGTGCTCCACCACGTAAGCGAAGCATGGAAGGTCGCAAAAGAAATTGCGGAAGCCGGCGCGATGTGTTCGGTGATTATGATTGATGCGCCGGGCGGGAAACTCGAAGCGGCGGAGTTGAGCTACAAGACTGGCGCAATTCTGGAAAAAGCCGGCGTTGTCGTTGCTTTTCACACGGATGACGGCATCACGGACTCGCGCCACTTTCTCCGTAGCGCTGCATTCGGCGTTCGTGCCGGGATGTCGCGCATGAAGGCGCTTGAGTCGGTGACTATTGCCGGCGCAATGATGATGGATCTCGATAAGAGGGTCGGCTCGTTGAAGGCGGGCAAGGATGCCGATTTCATCATTCTCTCCGGCGATCCGCTCAGCGTCTATACGCATGTCGAGCAGACGTGGGTGGAGGGGGTAAAGAAGTACGACCGCTCGAACCCCGACGACAGGAAATTCTCGGTCGGCGGTTATCGCGTCTTCCGCAGCGGCAATGCGTACGATACATGCGAAGGAGAGGAACGATGA